The nucleotide sequence TTCACCACCAAACACAAGAAGAAATCTTTTCTATATGTTTACAATTTCCTGACCGTCCTATTCCAACATGGTACACCCTCTGGATAAAACCTGGCGAGGAGGAGAACAAGAGATCTGTCTTTGTACAAGTGCCTTCTTCCTATGATTCTAACGGACCGTCGTATATTTGTACGGTTGGTTCAGATGTATACGCACTCAGACAAAGCTATCCTCCGTCCCCGTCCATGCTAGTCCGCAACAAGGAGCGTGTTGAATGGCATGACGCCCCCAACATGACTGTACCTCGAGCGTATCCCGCTGCGTGCAAACTAGATGAGAAGATATATGTAATGGGAGGTTGCAATGATGGAAATAAATCCGTAAGAAAATCATGTTGGGGTGAGGTTTTCGATACAAATACTCAAACATGGGAACCTTTACCTAACCCTAAAGCTGAGCTCCGGTTCTCTTCAGTGATTAAAGAAATAGAGATTAGCGAAGGAAATTTATACGTTGGGAGCAACGAGGATAAAGATTCTGTTTATGATCCCATAAAACGTAAGTGGAACGTTGCGGAAAAAAAAGTCGAGGGTGAAAGTAGGTGTAAGGTAGGTGATATACATTACTCTTGTCGTAGGAAGAGTTGCATGTGGTATGACACAGAGAGTGACGAGTGGAGACCGGTCAAGGGATTGTCTTCATTGAATAAGAGCTGTCGACGTGGTTTGATTGAAACAGGTGAGTACTGTGGGAAACTCTTAATCATTTGGGACAAGTTTGCGCTGCCTCGTCGTAATTTACAAAAGAGTATTTGTTGTGCTTTGGTTTCGTTTGAAAACCGCCAAGATGGTAAAGTTTGGGGAAAGGTTGAGTGGTCTAATGTTGTGCTTACGGTTCCAAGTTCATACCGTTACTTGCGTTCTTTAGCGAATCGCTTTTagatttatttcttaaaaaaattgtacagAAATCTTTAGGCAGCGCGAACGAGTCATATACATCTATTACCTTATTCTTTGGTTGCTTTGCTTAACCTCTATTAATTCGTTTGGTCGTGCcacttgttttttgtttttgtttttg is from Raphanus sativus cultivar WK10039 unplaced genomic scaffold, ASM80110v3 Scaffold1598, whole genome shotgun sequence and encodes:
- the LOC130504466 gene encoding F-box/kelch-repeat protein At4g39753-like, which produces MLYSWVQAVASAATSLIVEPPWKKRKHNPPPQSFLSLTPPQSFLSLPDVIILNCLARVSMSYYPKLSLVSKTFHSLILSIELNHARFHHQTQEEIFSICLQFPDRPIPTWYTLWIKPGEEENKRSVFVQVPSSYDSNGPSYICTVGSDVYALRQSYPPSPSMLVRNKERVEWHDAPNMTVPRAYPAACKLDEKIYVMGGCNDGNKSVRKSCWGEVFDTNTQTWEPLPNPKAELRFSSVIKEIEISEGNLYVGSNEDKDSVYDPIKRKWNVAEKKVEGESRCKVGDIHYSCRRKSCMWYDTESDEWRPVKGLSSLNKSCRRGLIETGEYCGKLLIIWDKFALPRRNLQKSICCALVSFENRQDGKVWGKVEWSNVVLTVPSSYRYLRSLANRF